A genomic region of uncultured Paludibaculum sp. contains the following coding sequences:
- the thiC gene encoding phosphomethylpyrimidine synthase ThiC, translated as MQRAQWVEKRKNDEIRTQMHYARRGVITEEMEYVARREQLTPETVRDEVARGRMIIPANINHLSLEPMAIGVAAKCKINSNIGNSATTSDIEGELEKLTASVKYGADTVMDLSTGGDIPAIRQAIIQESPVPIGTVPIYEALSRVRRIEDLSASVMLEVIEEQAEQGVDYMTIHAGVLVQHIPLTTKRVCGIVSRGGSILAEWMVKNHKQNFLYENFEAICKIFQKHDVSFSLGDGLRPGALADASDDAQFAELKTLGELTRIAWNYDVQVMIEGPGHIPMDQIQMQVEKEKEWCYEAPFYTLGPLVTDFAPGYDHITSAIGAAMIGWYGASMLCYVTPKEHLGLPNKEDVKAGLIAYKIAAHAADIARKRPGARDRDDELSRARYRFDWKKQFELALDPETAQAYHDETLPEDGFKDAHFCSMCGPKFCAYNISSKVEDFTHEEAQAVLDGKKNDDLVNIAGD; from the coding sequence ATGCAACGAGCCCAGTGGGTGGAGAAGCGCAAGAACGACGAAATCCGGACGCAGATGCACTACGCGCGCCGGGGGGTAATCACCGAGGAGATGGAGTACGTCGCCCGGAGAGAGCAACTCACCCCGGAGACGGTCCGTGACGAGGTCGCCCGCGGGCGGATGATCATTCCCGCCAACATCAACCACCTGAGCCTGGAGCCGATGGCGATCGGCGTGGCCGCCAAGTGCAAGATCAACTCCAACATCGGGAACTCGGCCACGACGTCGGACATTGAAGGCGAGTTGGAGAAACTCACCGCTTCGGTGAAGTATGGCGCCGACACGGTGATGGACCTCTCGACCGGCGGCGACATCCCCGCCATCCGGCAAGCGATCATCCAGGAATCGCCAGTGCCCATCGGCACGGTGCCGATCTACGAGGCGCTGAGCCGTGTGCGGCGGATTGAGGATCTGTCGGCTTCCGTCATGTTGGAAGTGATCGAGGAGCAGGCTGAGCAGGGGGTGGACTACATGACCATCCATGCAGGTGTCCTCGTCCAGCACATCCCGCTGACGACGAAGCGCGTGTGCGGCATCGTCAGCCGTGGCGGGTCGATTCTCGCCGAATGGATGGTGAAGAACCATAAGCAGAACTTCCTGTACGAGAATTTCGAAGCCATCTGCAAGATCTTCCAGAAGCACGACGTCAGCTTCTCGCTGGGCGACGGGCTGCGGCCGGGCGCCTTGGCCGACGCCAGCGACGACGCGCAGTTCGCAGAGCTCAAGACTCTGGGCGAGCTCACCCGCATCGCGTGGAATTACGACGTACAGGTAATGATTGAAGGTCCGGGCCACATCCCGATGGACCAGATCCAGATGCAGGTGGAGAAGGAAAAAGAGTGGTGCTACGAAGCACCGTTTTATACCCTTGGGCCCCTGGTGACCGACTTCGCGCCGGGCTACGACCACATCACCAGCGCCATCGGCGCGGCGATGATCGGGTGGTACGGTGCCTCGATGCTCTGCTACGTGACGCCCAAGGAGCACTTGGGTCTGCCGAACAAGGAAGACGTCAAGGCTGGGCTGATCGCCTACAAGATCGCGGCGCACGCGGCCGACATCGCCCGCAAGCGGCCCGGCGCCCGCGATCGCGACGATGAACTTTCCCGCGCGCGCTACCGCTTTGACTGGAAGAAGCAGTTCGAACTGGCCCTCGATCCCGAGACGGCCCAGGCATACCACGACGAGACCCTGCCCGAGGACGGCTTCAAGGACGCCCACTTCTGCTCGATGTGCGGACCGAAGTTCTGCGCCTACAACATTTCGTCCAAGGTGGAAGACTTCACGCACGAAGAGGCGCAGGCCGTTCTCGACGGCAAGAAGAACGACGATCTGGTCAACATCGCGGGCGACTAA
- a CDS encoding aminotransferase class V-fold PLP-dependent enzyme, whose protein sequence is MTTRSSGWNRRQWLATAAVSAAVASEGEAEAAPATKGLYESLGVRPFVNARGTFTILTGSQSLPEVKQAMMEASRHYVHLDELMDAAGRRIAEITKADWGIVTAGCAAAITHATSACIAGMDPEKMQRLPKLDGLKDQVVMPRYSRNEYDHAARMLGVTMVEVETEEQLEAALGPRTAMVLILSCPAAEKGPLAIPNVCRIAHGKNVPVLVDAAAETMTIPNIHLNHGATMVAYSGGKCMRGPQAAGLLLGPKDLLQAAWLNSAPHHAFGRSLKVGKEEIMGMMAALEAWVRRDHDAEWKQWEGWLAEIQQAACRVDGVTAQILQPEDLSNHAPRLRLSWDADKVGITGQEVAKALDSGEPRIILAGSTGERPARMASSVTVMPYMMNPGDASIVAKALHAALAHPPKVAPAPAAEGPAAQVAGRWQVELQFVRGQAAHEFTLEQDGGRLTGLHKTMWMSNPLQGDVTGGSVRFRSSHRYEGTHLRYEFEGKLEGDTLRGEVHMGEYGTAQWTASRIKPA, encoded by the coding sequence ATGACGACTCGTTCGAGCGGATGGAATCGGCGCCAATGGCTGGCTACGGCCGCCGTTAGCGCCGCCGTGGCTTCCGAGGGAGAGGCCGAGGCTGCGCCCGCAACCAAGGGACTCTACGAATCCCTGGGGGTCCGGCCGTTCGTCAATGCACGCGGCACCTTCACGATCCTCACCGGGTCGCAATCGCTACCGGAAGTGAAACAGGCGATGATGGAGGCCTCACGCCACTACGTTCATCTTGACGAACTGATGGACGCCGCCGGCCGGCGCATTGCCGAGATCACGAAGGCCGACTGGGGGATCGTCACGGCCGGGTGCGCCGCGGCCATCACCCATGCGACTTCAGCCTGCATCGCGGGCATGGATCCCGAGAAGATGCAGCGTCTGCCGAAGCTCGACGGGCTGAAGGACCAGGTGGTGATGCCGCGCTACTCGCGCAACGAGTACGACCATGCGGCTCGGATGCTGGGCGTCACTATGGTGGAAGTGGAGACCGAGGAGCAACTGGAGGCAGCGCTGGGCCCACGCACGGCGATGGTGCTGATCCTCAGTTGTCCCGCCGCCGAGAAGGGTCCATTGGCGATTCCCAATGTCTGCCGGATCGCGCACGGCAAGAACGTGCCGGTGCTGGTGGATGCAGCGGCCGAGACCATGACAATTCCAAACATCCATCTCAACCACGGGGCGACGATGGTGGCTTACAGCGGCGGTAAGTGCATGCGCGGACCTCAGGCGGCGGGGCTGCTGCTGGGGCCGAAGGATCTGCTGCAGGCGGCGTGGCTGAACAGCGCTCCGCATCACGCGTTTGGCCGGTCGCTCAAGGTGGGCAAGGAAGAGATCATGGGCATGATGGCCGCGCTGGAGGCCTGGGTACGACGCGATCATGATGCGGAGTGGAAGCAGTGGGAAGGCTGGCTTGCCGAGATCCAGCAAGCAGCCTGCCGCGTGGACGGGGTGACAGCGCAGATTCTGCAGCCCGAGGATCTGTCCAACCACGCTCCGCGACTGCGCCTGAGCTGGGATGCGGACAAAGTCGGCATCACGGGCCAGGAGGTCGCCAAGGCTCTGGACAGCGGCGAGCCGCGCATTATCCTGGCTGGTTCGACCGGCGAGCGGCCGGCGCGCATGGCCAGTTCCGTGACGGTGATGCCGTACATGATGAATCCGGGCGATGCATCCATCGTGGCAAAAGCGCTGCATGCGGCTTTGGCCCATCCACCCAAGGTGGCGCCCGCGCCGGCCGCAGAGGGTCCCGCCGCTCAGGTGGCTGGCCGCTGGCAGGTGGAGCTGCAGTTCGTGCGCGGCCAGGCGGCGCACGAGTTCACGCTGGAACAGGACGGCGGGCGACTGACAGGCCTCCACAAGACCATGTGGATGAGCAATCCGCTGCAGGGCGATGTGACGGGCGGATCGGTTCGGTTCCGCAGTTCCCATCGCTATGAAGGCACGCATCTCCGTTACGAGTTTGAGGGCAAGCTGGAAGGCGACACCTTGCGCGGTGAAGTACACATGGGCGAATACGGCACGGCGCAGTGGACGGCCAGCCGGATCAAACCGGCCTAG
- a CDS encoding two-component regulator propeller domain-containing protein → MTAIPRAPIRLSSIAFLVAGLWAAPAGRALSEYHKQVWQVEDGLPQGNVRAICQRRGGPLLVATGAGLVTFDGLHFASMKVDERDEFANEPVNAVLVARSGDLWIGTDDRGVIHRSGDRSVNVSESAGLAQERVRSLYEDESGVVWAATHTGIERIVNGKVEFLGALGVVPGDVTTNFAPDGRGGMLIVTSKGLFQWTAGRVRPVHLRNAGGGAITAIYRDRAGRVWAGTQRGALQLTSQGSTFIDQPVPGVHGPVHVILSDRSGDVWFGTRGHGLCRLSSDGMAHWTHAEGLGDDMIRSLYEDNEGNLWVGMLSGGLGRWRQTALVPFGLPEGFPNSLASAVAEDRGGDLWLGTWGEGLFRLRHGRLEPIMLPGAPRQAQIRALCEDPRGGIWIGTWYDGVFHFDGQKMVRYLTGTESYSNAVSALLVDRSGSLWVGTYMGLLKYQHGVPGAGTAEVLVPGKMITALREAPSGDILAGTSQGLYVLHQGFMSLLTRKDGLSHDTVISLSVDGMGAIWVGTKAGGIDRLAGGRVTRLPSGAGLPNLPVYSVLDDGHGFLWLASTRGVYMVPRSQLHEFSEGRRASVDSTRLARGEGMRSSECVGNSQPPATVTRDGALWFATARGFVHTRERSPIHSLEPPLPRISRVDIDRTPLPEGRTYRVPAGKLDIQFHFDAMRLSTPEQLQFRYKLEGYDADWTSTRARFALYRRLSPGRYRFLVGARDPGGEWAQHTAAADVEQLPFLYQRWWFQGLALASLAGVLALVVRWRVAAARARVALVLDERNRIAREWHDTLMADFAAISWQLEATQNRLADAPSEAAQALDLTQNMVKHCQAEARRIIWDLRGGQEPVGLLSEELSKTLCTMGPRVERETHLAVEGDETPLPPIFVHHLVCIGQEAVNNALRHASPHRVNIQVAFFSDHITLAIQDDGKGFEPPRAPQATPGHFGLAVMHERARKIGANLKIDSAPGSGTTITVEVGAPVARPTT, encoded by the coding sequence ATGACGGCGATCCCGCGAGCCCCGATTCGACTATCCTCGATCGCCTTCCTGGTGGCCGGCCTGTGGGCGGCGCCGGCGGGCCGGGCGCTGTCTGAGTATCACAAACAAGTCTGGCAGGTGGAAGACGGGCTGCCACAGGGCAACGTGAGGGCGATTTGCCAACGGCGCGGTGGCCCACTGCTGGTGGCTACGGGAGCAGGGCTCGTCACATTCGACGGCCTGCACTTTGCCTCAATGAAGGTCGACGAGCGCGATGAGTTCGCCAACGAACCGGTGAACGCGGTGCTGGTGGCCCGAAGCGGCGACCTCTGGATTGGCACGGACGACCGCGGCGTCATTCACCGCAGCGGGGATCGCAGCGTGAATGTGAGCGAATCGGCGGGCCTGGCGCAGGAACGTGTGCGCTCGCTGTATGAGGACGAGAGTGGTGTAGTCTGGGCAGCCACTCACACCGGGATCGAGAGAATCGTCAATGGGAAGGTGGAGTTCCTGGGCGCGTTGGGCGTAGTGCCGGGCGACGTCACGACGAACTTTGCTCCCGATGGCCGCGGGGGCATGCTGATCGTGACCTCGAAGGGGCTCTTTCAGTGGACCGCCGGCCGCGTGCGGCCAGTCCATCTACGAAATGCCGGCGGCGGTGCGATCACAGCGATTTACCGGGACCGCGCAGGGCGCGTCTGGGCTGGAACACAGCGGGGCGCGCTGCAGTTGACCAGTCAGGGCAGCACATTCATCGACCAGCCGGTGCCTGGCGTGCACGGACCAGTTCACGTCATCCTGTCGGACCGAAGCGGGGACGTCTGGTTCGGAACCCGAGGCCATGGGCTTTGCCGGTTGTCGTCCGATGGAATGGCGCACTGGACACATGCCGAGGGGCTGGGCGACGACATGATCCGTTCGCTGTATGAAGACAACGAGGGCAACCTCTGGGTTGGGATGCTGAGCGGTGGGCTGGGCCGATGGCGGCAGACGGCGCTGGTTCCCTTCGGTCTGCCGGAAGGCTTCCCGAACAGCCTGGCGTCGGCAGTGGCGGAGGATCGTGGGGGCGATTTGTGGCTGGGCACCTGGGGGGAGGGGCTGTTCCGGTTGAGGCACGGGCGATTGGAGCCCATCATGCTGCCGGGCGCACCTCGCCAGGCACAGATCCGGGCACTGTGTGAAGACCCGCGCGGCGGCATCTGGATCGGCACCTGGTACGACGGTGTGTTCCACTTCGACGGGCAGAAGATGGTCCGGTATCTAACGGGCACCGAATCGTACTCCAACGCCGTCAGCGCGCTGCTGGTTGATCGCTCGGGGAGCCTATGGGTGGGCACGTACATGGGGCTGTTGAAATATCAGCACGGGGTGCCTGGTGCCGGCACGGCCGAGGTGCTGGTGCCCGGAAAGATGATCACTGCCTTGCGGGAGGCTCCGTCGGGCGACATCCTGGCGGGCACTTCCCAGGGTTTGTATGTCCTGCATCAGGGGTTCATGAGCCTGCTCACCCGCAAGGACGGGCTATCCCACGACACGGTGATTTCGCTCTCCGTCGATGGAATGGGGGCGATCTGGGTGGGCACGAAGGCGGGTGGAATCGACCGCCTGGCCGGAGGCCGGGTGACGCGACTACCTTCCGGAGCGGGACTGCCGAATCTGCCTGTGTATTCGGTGCTGGATGACGGCCATGGATTCCTGTGGCTGGCGTCGACGCGGGGCGTCTACATGGTGCCGCGATCGCAGCTCCACGAATTCAGCGAGGGCCGGCGGGCTAGCGTGGACAGCACGCGGTTGGCCCGGGGCGAGGGGATGCGCAGCAGCGAATGCGTGGGGAACTCGCAGCCGCCCGCCACGGTGACGCGCGATGGGGCCCTGTGGTTCGCGACCGCACGAGGATTCGTTCACACCAGGGAACGGTCTCCGATTCACAGCCTGGAGCCGCCATTGCCACGCATCTCGCGAGTCGACATCGACCGGACGCCGCTGCCGGAAGGCAGGACTTACCGCGTGCCCGCCGGCAAGCTGGATATTCAGTTTCATTTCGATGCCATGCGCCTGTCGACTCCGGAACAACTGCAGTTCCGGTACAAACTGGAGGGGTACGACGCGGATTGGACGTCGACCCGCGCCCGGTTTGCGCTCTACCGGCGGCTGTCGCCGGGGCGGTATAGATTTCTGGTGGGCGCGCGGGACCCTGGAGGCGAGTGGGCACAGCACACAGCGGCGGCCGACGTGGAACAATTGCCGTTTCTATACCAACGCTGGTGGTTCCAGGGATTAGCCCTGGCCAGCCTCGCCGGCGTGCTGGCGTTGGTAGTTCGCTGGAGGGTCGCAGCCGCGCGCGCCCGCGTCGCGCTTGTACTGGACGAGCGGAATCGCATCGCGCGGGAATGGCATGATACCCTGATGGCCGATTTTGCCGCCATTTCCTGGCAATTGGAGGCAACTCAAAACCGTCTGGCCGATGCGCCCTCAGAAGCCGCGCAGGCTCTGGACCTGACGCAGAACATGGTGAAGCACTGCCAGGCCGAGGCTCGGCGCATCATTTGGGACCTGCGGGGCGGACAGGAACCGGTGGGCCTGTTGTCGGAGGAACTGTCGAAGACACTCTGCACCATGGGCCCGCGGGTGGAGCGCGAAACGCATCTGGCGGTGGAGGGTGACGAGACGCCGCTGCCACCCATTTTCGTTCATCACCTGGTCTGCATCGGGCAGGAAGCCGTCAACAACGCGCTGAGGCATGCATCCCCACATCGGGTGAATATCCAGGTGGCGTTCTTTTCCGATCACATCACGCTGGCCATTCAGGATGATGGAAAGGGGTTTGAACCGCCCCGGGCGCCGCAGGCTACGCCGGGCCACTTTGGATTGGCCGTGATGCATGAGCGAGCTCGCAAGATCGGCGCGAACCTCAAGATTGACTCCGCCCCCGGATCGGGGACAACCATCACCGTGGAAGTGGGCGCTCCGGTGGCCAGGCCAACAACATGA
- a CDS encoding response regulator transcription factor has translation MTNRTVRVLIVEDHFLARMALRSVLSGRYEVTIAGEAESGEEALDMYGSLLPDVTLMDLRLPGMSGVDTIAAIRGRYRDARIVVLTNYEGSEDVFRALRNGAMAYLTKDASGEHVLNAILTVHNGARYLPRAVRDRLSERIPAAELTPREHQVLSLITRGLSNRDIASELLIAEKTVRIHVSSVLDKLNARDRTQAAIYAIQRGIVHLP, from the coding sequence ATGACGAATCGCACAGTGAGAGTCCTCATCGTGGAGGACCATTTTCTGGCACGTATGGCTTTGCGTTCGGTATTGAGCGGCCGCTATGAGGTCACGATCGCAGGCGAAGCCGAGAGCGGCGAAGAGGCGCTGGACATGTACGGCAGTCTTCTGCCGGATGTCACACTGATGGACTTGCGACTGCCGGGCATGAGCGGCGTGGACACGATTGCGGCCATCCGCGGGCGGTATAGGGACGCGCGCATTGTCGTGCTGACCAACTACGAAGGCAGCGAGGACGTCTTCCGAGCGCTGCGCAACGGGGCCATGGCGTACCTGACGAAGGACGCCAGCGGCGAGCATGTCCTCAACGCGATTCTCACCGTACACAATGGAGCTCGCTATCTGCCACGGGCGGTCCGCGATCGCCTGTCGGAACGTATTCCGGCAGCGGAACTCACGCCGCGCGAGCACCAGGTTCTGTCGCTCATCACGCGCGGGCTCAGCAACCGGGACATCGCCTCGGAGTTGCTGATTGCCGAAAAGACGGTGCGTATTCACGTCAGCAGCGTGCTGGACAAATTGAATGCGCGCGACAGGACGCAGGCCGCCATCTACGCGATTCAGCGCGGCATTGTTCATCTCCCCTAA